A section of the Balearica regulorum gibbericeps isolate bBalReg1 chromosome 6, bBalReg1.pri, whole genome shotgun sequence genome encodes:
- the AKAP19 gene encoding small membrane A-kinase anchor protein, with amino-acid sequence MGCIKSKDAFPGSSAIQDERIGEGNEGCTGEKSSLIAVKVDEKSPSSTIVLDYAHRLSREILDQAVKQWAVTESKYSDIPFIESDVP; translated from the coding sequence ATGGGATGCATCAAATCCAAGGATGCCTTTCCAGGTTCCAGTGCTATCCAGGATGAAAGGATCGGGGAAGGTAATGAAGGATGCACTGGGGAGAAATCATCACTGATAGCAGTGAAGGTGGATGAGAAAAGTCCGTCAAGCACTATAGTGCTAGACTACGCGCACCGTCTCTCCCGTGAGATTCTTGACCAGGCAGTGAAACAGTGGGCAGTGACTGAGAGCAAATACAGCGACATCCCTTTTATTGAGAGCGATGTGCCCTGA